A genomic window from Arvicola amphibius chromosome 5, mArvAmp1.2, whole genome shotgun sequence includes:
- the LOC119815271 gene encoding LOW QUALITY PROTEIN: S-methyl-5'-thioadenosine phosphorylase-like (The sequence of the model RefSeq protein was modified relative to this genomic sequence to represent the inferred CDS: deleted 1 base in 1 codon) has protein sequence MASGAACAMVKIGIIGGTGLDDPEILEGRTEKYVDTPFGKPSDALILGKIKSVDCVLLARHGRQHTIMLLKVNYQANIWALKEEGCTHVIVTTACGSLREAIQHGDMVIIDQFIDRTSLRPQTFYDGSHGSARGVCHIPMAEPFCPKTREVLIETAKKLGLRCHSKGAMVTIEGPRFSSRAESVVFRTWGTDVINLTTVPEVVLAKEAGICYASFAMATDYDCWKEHEEAVSVDGVLKTMKENANKAKSLLLTTIPQIGSMEWSETLQNLRNMVQCSVLHQTLKQHGTNEEDLLPLVFGRFCFKKKWES, from the exons ATGGCCTCAGGCGCCGCCTGCGCAATGGTGAAGATTGGAATAATTGGTGGAACAGGCTTGGATGATCCAGAAATTTTAGAAGGAAGGACTGAAAAATATGTGGATACTCCATTTGGCAAGCCATCCGACGCCTTAATTTTGGGAAAGATAAAGAGCGTTGATTGTGTACTTCTTGCAAGACATGGGAGACAGCATACCATCATGCTCTTGAAAGTCAACTACCAGGCCAACATCTGGGCTTTGAAGGAAGAGGGTTGTACACATGTCATAGTGACCACAGCTTGCGGGTCCTTGAGAGAGGCGATCCAGCATGGTGACATGGTCATCATCGATCAGTTCATTGACAGGACATCCCTGAGGCCTCAGACCTTCTATGATGGAAGTCATGGCAGCGCCAGAGGAGTGTGCCATATCCCAATGGCTGAACCGTTTTGCCCCAAAACAAGAGAGGTCCTCATAGAAACAGCTAAGAAGCTTGGTCTTCGATGCCATTCAAAGGGGGCAATGGTCACAATTGAGGGGCCTCGTTTCAGCTCTCGGGCAGAAAGTGTTGTATTCCGTACTTGGGGTACAGATGTTATCAATCTGACTACGGTTCCAGAGGTGGTGCTTGCTAAGGAGGCTGGAATTTGCTATGCAAGCTTTGCCATGGCAACCGATTATGATTGTTGGAAGGAGCATGAAGAAGCAGTATCAGTGGATGGGGTTTTAAAGACCATGAAAGAAAATGCCAACAAAGCCAAAAGCTTACTGCTTACTACCATTCCACAGATA GGGTCGATGGAGTGGTCAGAAACGCTCCAAAATCTAAGAAACATGGTTCAGTGTTCTGTTTTACACCAGACATTGAAACAGCACGGTACCAACGAGGAGGACTTGCTGCCTCTAGTCTTTGGgagattttgctttaaaaaaaaatgggaaagctAA